The following proteins come from a genomic window of Populus nigra chromosome 6, ddPopNigr1.1, whole genome shotgun sequence:
- the LOC133695789 gene encoding putative U-box domain-containing protein 42, whose product MSLSKDSTAMASVAESLLTSISEIIESVTCIEQEKESFAEIGCYLYRVFPVIMELQTTEHTPKNAMVILQSLSRSITEAKDLVNKCQRGTNSNFDSELKSTISLLKRVIEDMGECLSSIPSSTFQDQEYAEVAVQALSNEMRSAHFEAGQSQVLQTKELDPHKSFSEEEPNEEPVMVESDLYPVSLEVSTDNSRFLNTPHFIEIQKPTSLNRQRKRSSSSSSTSLLKMTEYIEPMYETFFCPLTKQIMDDPVTIQSGETYDRKAITKWLEESENSQEIFCPITGKKLLSRVLRTNVALKTTIEEWKERNEVARIKCSRSALVLSASPSMVLEAIRDLQEICKRKQHNKIQVHNAGILPLLFKLLEYRDRDVIYEALELLRELTKEDDVSKMVISEMVDISTVIKMMSIGHRPIRHAALLLLLEISRSQSLWEKIGSVPGGILMLIRIKYSLSVDAFSSETADEILRNLERSPENIKMMAENGFLEPLLKHLTEGTEEMQTEMAEYLGEIALGHDSKTYVAERASPALIKMVHSGNTMTRTAAFKALAEISSYHPNAKILAKSGIIQIMVEEMLTRRINGEPINSKGEAAAILANIFEAGIDLENLQVNYHGLASDYVLYNIIDMIKHSTPVELNINLIRVLLCLTKSPKSMGTIVSMVKEIEASNTLVELLNNPHEELGIVAIKLLIALIPYMGHSIAERLCKTAGQPENLILGQNETGRITQKQAVSATFLAKLPHQSLTLNLALLSKKTVPAILQQINQIQRTGIRTSRYAIPYLEGLVGILVRFTTTLYEPRILFLARNYNFTSVLTEMLMKTSSDEVQRLAAVGLENLSLESISLSKPPEIKKTKFLKLFYPPKFLFSGSSKKRKLPVCPVHRGACSSQNTFCLVDAKAVERLLACLDHENVEVVEAALSAICTLLDDKVDVDKSVGMLCEVNATQHVLNVVKEHNGESLRQKSFWLIDRFLLKGGKRPASDISQDRLLPATLVSAFHHGDIDTRQMAEKILRHLNKMPDFPTSHYTM is encoded by the exons ATGTCG CTCAGCAAAGATTCAACTGCTATGGCTAGTGTTGCTGAATCCTTGCTGACATCAATTTCAGAGATCATTGAATCTGTAACTTGCAtagaacaagaaaaggaaagcttTGCTGAAATTGGATGCTACCTCTACCGAGTTTTCCCAGTCATAATGGAGTTGCAGACAACTGAGCACACCCCGAAAAATGCAATGGTGATACTTCAATCCCTATCCAGAAGCATCACTGAGGCCAAGGATCTTGTAAACAAATGTCAAAGAGGCACCAACTCAAATTTTGATTCTGAATTGAAAAGCACCATATCACTGCTGAAAAGGGTGATAGAAGACATGGGCGAATGCTTGAGCTCAATACCTTCATCAACATTTCAGGACCAAGAATATGCAGAAGTTGCTGTCCAAGCTCTTTCAAATGAAATGCGAAGTGCTCATTTTGAAGCTGGCCAAAGCCAAGTATTGCAGACCAAAGAGCTGGATCCACACAAGTCTTTCTCGGAGGAGGAACCAAACGAAGAACCTGTAATGGTAGAATCAGATCTCTACCCTGTCAGTCTTGAAGTGTCCACAGATAATTCCCGGTTCTTAAATACCCCACACTTCATAGAAATCCAGAAACCCACAAGTCTCAACAGGCAAAGGAaacgcagcagcagcagctcatCAACATCATTGCTAAAGATGACCGAGTACATAGAGCCAATGTATGAAACTTTCTTCTGTCCGTTAACAAAGCAGATTATGGATGATCCAGTTACCATACAAAGTGGAGAGACATATGATAGGAAAGCAATTACCAAGTGGTTGGAAGAGTCCGAGAACTCACAAGAAATTTTCTGCCCAATTACAGGGAAGAAGCTGTTGAGTAGAGTTCTAAGGACAAACGTAGCTCTGAAGACCACAATAGAGGaatggaaagaaagaaatgaagtgGCAAGGATAAAATGTTCCCGTTCAGCTTTAGTTTTGTCCGCTTCACCAAGTATGGTTCTTGAAGCAATAAGAGATTTGCAAGAAATTTGCAAAAGGAAACAACATAACAAGATACAAGTTCACAATGCTGGAATACTTCCATTGCTTTTTAAGCTTCTGGAGTACAGAGATAGAGATGTTATCTATGAAGCGCTGGAGTTATTACGAGAATTGACCAAAGAGGACGATGTTTCCAAG ATGGTGATTTCTGAAATGGTCGACATTTCAACAGTAATCAAGATGATGTCAATTGGTCACCGGCCCATAAGGCATGCGGCATTACTGTTATTACTTGAGATATCAAGGTCCCAATCATTATGGGAAAAGATTGGGTCAGTTCCTGGAGGAATTCTGATGCTAATCAGAATTAAATATAGTCTGTCTGTCGATGCCTTCTCTTCAGAAACAGCAGATGAAATCTTAAGGAATCTAGAGAGGTCTCCAGAAAATATCAAGATGATGGCGGAAAATGGATTCTTGGAACCCCTTCTAAAGCATCTCACTGAAG GTACTGAGGAGATGCAGACAGAAATGGCAGAATACCTAGGGGAAATTGCACTAGGACATGACAGCAAAACTTATGTGGCTGAGAGGGCCTCTCCTGCTCTCATCAAAATGGTGCATAGTGGAAACACTATGACCAGAACAGCGGCATTCAAAGCTCTAGCAGAGATTTCATCCTACCATCCTAACGCCAAAATACTTGCAAAATCTGGAATTATTCAAATCATGGTTGAAGAGATGCTCACTCGAAGAATCAATGGTGAACCAATTAACTCAAAAGGTGAAGCTGCTGCAATACTTGCAAATATATTTGAGGCTGGGATCGACCTTGAGAACCTCCAAGTAAATTATCACGGATTAGCTTCAGACTATGTTCTGTATAACATCATTGACATGATCAAACATTCCACTCCTGTTGAACTCAACATCAATCTCATTAGAGTTCTTTTGTGCCTGACAAAGTCTCCCAAATCAATGGGCACCATTGTCTCCATGGTCAAAGAGATTGAAGCAAGCAACACCCTGGTTGAACTCCTCAATAATCCCCATGAAGAACTTGGGATCGTAGCAATCAAGCTACTCATAGCGCTCATACCTTACATGGGACACTCTATAGCAGAGAGACTATGCAAAACTGCAGGTCAACCTGAGAACCTAATCCTTGGCCAAAATGAAACAGGCCGAATCACACAGAAGCAGGCAGTTTCTGCAACATTTCTTGCTAAACTCCCCCACCAGAGCCTGACACTAAATCTCGCTCTTCTCAGTAAGAAGACAGTCCCTGCAATCCTAcaacaaattaatcaaatccAAAGAACTGGTATAAGAACAAGCAGGTATGCAATTCCTTACTTGGAAGGACTTGTGGGCATTCTAGTCAGATTCACAACCACACTTTACGAACCTCGAATTCTGTTTCTAGCAAGAAACTACAACTTCACCTCAGTACTTACAGAAATGCTCATGAAAACATCAAGTGATGAAGTTCAGAGGTTAGCAGCAGTTGGCTTGGAGAATCTCTCATTGGAATCGATAAGTCTATCAAAACCACcagaaataaagaaaaccaaGTTCTTGAAACTCTTCTACCCACCAAAATTCCTATTTTCTGGTTCATCAAAGAAGAGAAAACTACCAGTCTGCCCGGTCCATAGAGGGGCTTGTTCCTCGCAAAACACATTCTGCTTAGTTGATGCAAAAGCAGTGGAGAGATTGCTGGCATGTTTGGACCACGAGAATGTTGAGGTTGTTGAAGCTGCATTGTCAGCAATATGTACTTTGTTAGATGACAAAGTCGATGTCGACAAGAGTGTTGGCATGTTGTGTGAAGTGAATGCCACGCAGCATGTTCTGAACGTTGTGAAAGAGCACAATGGAGAAAGTTTGCGGCAAAAATCCTTCTGGTTAATTGATAGATTCTTGCTGAAAGGAGGGAAAAGGCCTGCTTCAGATATATCACAGGACAGGTTGCTACCTGCCACTTTGGTCAGTGCTTTCCACCATGGAGATATTGATA